In Salinibaculum sp. SYNS191, the genomic window ACTAGAATTTTTACTACCAAGTTTACCTCACCGATGAAATAAAGTGGATAGGCTCCGAAGGGGACGAACACACATGGCATCGGTACCACACATCGCCGTCATCGGGGGCGGGTCGACCGGGACCGGCATCGCCCGGGACCTCGCGATGCGGGGGCTGGACGTGACCCTCGTGGAGCAGGGAAACCTGACACACGGCACGACGGGCCGGATGCACGGGCTCTTGCACAGCGGCGGCCGCTACGCCGTCTCGGACCAGGCGAGCGCGACGGAGTGCATCGAGGAGAACCGGGTGCTCAGGGACATCGCCAGCCACTGCGTCGAGATGACCGGCGGGCTGTTCGTCAAACGCCCCGAGGACAGCGAGGAGTACTTCCAGGAGAAGCTGCGCGGGTGCGAGGCCTGTGACATCCCGGCAGAGGTCGTCTCCAACTCCGAGGCCCGCGCGATGGAGCCCCACCTCGCGAAGGACGTCGACAAGGCGATATCGGTGCCGGACGGCGCAGTCGACCCGTTCCGGCTGGTCGTCGCCAACGCCGCCAGCGCCCGCGAACACGGGGCCCGCATCGAGACCCACTCGACGGTCACGGACCTGCTCGTCGAGGACGGCGAGGTCGTCGGCGTCGAGGTCGACCACGCCTCCGGGTCGGGCGTGCGCGTCCACGGGACCGAGGGCGGCACCGAGGAGATACGTGCCGACTACGTCGTCAACGCGACGGGCGCGTGGGCGGGCCGCATCGGCGACATGGCCGGCGTCGACATCGAGGTGCGCCCCTCGAAGGGCGTCATGACCATCATGAACACCCGGCAGGTCGACACCGTCATCAACCGCTGCCGGCCCAAGGGCGACGCCGACATCATCGTCCCCCACGAGACGACGGCCATCCTCGGCACGACCGACGAGGAGGTTGAGGACCCCGAGGACTACCCCGAGGAGCAGTGGGAGGTCGACATGATGATCGACACCCTCTCGGAGCTGGTACCGATGCTCGCCGACGCCCGGACCATCCGCTCCTTCTGGGGGGTGCGACCGCTGTACGAACCGCCGGACGTGGGCAGCACCGACCCGACCGACATCACCCGCGACTACTTCCTGCTGGACCACGAGGAGCGCGACGACCTCCACGGCATGACCAGCATCGTCGGCGGGAAGTTCACGACCTACCGGATGATGGGCGAGGAGATCAGCGACCACGTCTGCGCGCAGTTCGGTATCGACGCCGACTGTCGCACCGCCGAGGTCCCGCTGCCCGGCAGCGAGGACTTCTCGGTCCTGCGCGACTACATGGACGAGTTCGGTCTGCGCTCGCCCATCGGCCGCCGCAGCGTCGAGCGTCTCGGCTCGCGGGCGGACGAGGTGCTGAAGACGAGCGAGCCGAACCCGACGGTCTGCGAGTGCGAGGGCGTCACGCGCGCGGAGATACAGGACGCCATCGAGGGGTCCGGGTCCGACCTCAACGCCGTGCGCATCCGGACGCGGGCGTCGATGGGCAACTGCCAGGGCGGCTTCTGCTGTCACCGGATGGCGAGCGAACTCCACGGGGAGTACGACGAGCAGACCACGCGGGCGGCCTGGGACGAACTCCTCCAGGAGCGCTGGAAGGGACAGCGCCACGCGCTGTGGGGCGAGCAACTGTCACAGGCCATGCTGAACTACGCGCTGCACGCGACGACGCAGAACCGCGACCGCGACCCGGCCGACGGCGAGCCGGTCGACTTCGCCGCGTTCGACGGCGGGTCGGGGCAGGCCGGCGGCCCCGCGCGGTCCGGCGTCGCCACCGACGGGGGTGACGACGGTGGCGATTGAGTCGGAGGTGCTGGTCGTCGGCGGCGGGCTCGCCGGCCTCACCGGCGCGTTGTCGGCCGCCCGCGCCGGCGCTGACGTGCGGCTGGTCTCCTACAAGCAGAGCACGCTCCGCAACGC contains:
- the glpA gene encoding anaerobic glycerol-3-phosphate dehydrogenase subunit GlpA; amino-acid sequence: MASVPHIAVIGGGSTGTGIARDLAMRGLDVTLVEQGNLTHGTTGRMHGLLHSGGRYAVSDQASATECIEENRVLRDIASHCVEMTGGLFVKRPEDSEEYFQEKLRGCEACDIPAEVVSNSEARAMEPHLAKDVDKAISVPDGAVDPFRLVVANAASAREHGARIETHSTVTDLLVEDGEVVGVEVDHASGSGVRVHGTEGGTEEIRADYVVNATGAWAGRIGDMAGVDIEVRPSKGVMTIMNTRQVDTVINRCRPKGDADIIVPHETTAILGTTDEEVEDPEDYPEEQWEVDMMIDTLSELVPMLADARTIRSFWGVRPLYEPPDVGSTDPTDITRDYFLLDHEERDDLHGMTSIVGGKFTTYRMMGEEISDHVCAQFGIDADCRTAEVPLPGSEDFSVLRDYMDEFGLRSPIGRRSVERLGSRADEVLKTSEPNPTVCECEGVTRAEIQDAIEGSGSDLNAVRIRTRASMGNCQGGFCCHRMASELHGEYDEQTTRAAWDELLQERWKGQRHALWGEQLSQAMLNYALHATTQNRDRDPADGEPVDFAAFDGGSGQAGGPARSGVATDGGDDGGD